A single genomic interval of Vicinamibacteria bacterium harbors:
- a CDS encoding Ig-like domain-containing protein, whose product MTFPAGGTIFIGDSVQFEARETLSDGTTRVVTNEATWGSDAPAVATVSSTGLVTAVAPGEATIFADVNPRGSLLIRVFPNFGGSWMGSEVIAGCEDSGALEGVCRDRSLAVGEVFLHRSMFSQTQASVNAVIDGGEGNTATATGNVTVGGELQLPSTPFLPGDPTVSSQLQNWRSRADVPSQMTGTWELFLTAPGVQGSVTLMIRLQDVIKTSATSTSLTNRTLRDALRKISLHLESLR is encoded by the coding sequence GTGACGTTTCCAGCGGGTGGAACGATCTTCATCGGTGATAGCGTCCAGTTCGAGGCGCGCGAAACGTTGAGCGACGGCACGACGCGCGTCGTAACCAATGAGGCGACCTGGGGGTCGGATGCTCCAGCGGTCGCGACCGTCTCTTCGACGGGACTCGTCACCGCGGTCGCACCAGGAGAGGCAACCATCTTCGCCGACGTCAATCCCCGCGGATCCTTGCTGATTCGGGTGTTTCCGAACTTCGGCGGCTCGTGGATGGGCAGCGAGGTCATCGCGGGCTGTGAAGATTCGGGAGCGTTGGAAGGGGTCTGTCGCGACCGGAGTTTGGCAGTCGGAGAAGTGTTCCTTCATCGATCGATGTTCAGCCAAACCCAAGCTTCGGTGAACGCGGTAATCGATGGGGGAGAGGGCAACACAGCGACGGCGACGGGGAACGTTACCGTTGGTGGTGAGCTCCAATTGCCCTCGACTCCATTCCTTCCGGGCGACCCCACGGTGAGCTCGCAATTACAGAATTGGAGATCGAGGGCCGATGTTCCATCACAGATGACGGGGACTTGGGAGTTGTTTCTTACGGCTCCCGGGGTCCAGGGATCCGTTACATTGATGATTCGACTCCAAGACGTCATCAAGACGAGTGCCACTTCAACCTCGCTAACGAATAGAACGCTTCGAGACGCGCTCCGGAAAATTTCGCTACACCTCGAATCGCTTCGCTGA